A window of the Nitrospirota bacterium genome harbors these coding sequences:
- a CDS encoding NAD-dependent epimerase/dehydratase — protein sequence MIRWRTRDLKRSGRLSTHQRSGRRPGISSLPTGPSLVEQSTGHPEHPQPSGRRQTVLITGGAGYVGSVLVARLLALGYGVRVLDLYLYGRESLEGVRSDPRLVEIRGDIRDRDLLVETVRGCDAVIHLACISNDPSFELNPTLSRSINYDAFGPLVRASKENGIRRFIYASTASVYGVSEAEAVTEEHPLLPVTDYNRYKGLCEPLLLDEQSRDFTVVVIRPSTVCGCSPRQRFDLTVNLLTNHAVRKGRMTVFGGMQKRPNIHMEDMVDLYLRLLEEPGERIAGKVFNVGTEVYTIAEIAERVRSVVREVVPERGDIQVETVPSDDIRSYQVSSEKIARELGFRPKRSVRDAVMDLCRAFSHGSFPGSLDDSRYYNVRRMKEVRLS from the coding sequence ATGATCCGGTGGCGTACGCGCGACTTGAAGAGGAGTGGGCGGCTGAGCACCCACCAAAGGTCGGGGCGCCGACCGGGGATTTCTTCCCTGCCTACCGGGCCTAGTCTCGTGGAGCAATCGACCGGCCATCCAGAACATCCGCAGCCGTCCGGGAGGAGGCAAACGGTCCTCATTACGGGGGGAGCGGGCTACGTCGGAAGTGTGCTGGTCGCCAGGCTCTTGGCGCTGGGATACGGCGTCCGAGTCCTGGATCTCTACCTCTACGGGAGGGAGTCGCTCGAGGGCGTGAGGAGCGATCCCCGTCTGGTTGAAATCCGAGGTGACATAAGAGATCGCGATCTCCTGGTGGAAACGGTCCGGGGATGTGACGCGGTCATTCATCTGGCCTGCATCTCGAACGATCCGAGTTTCGAATTGAATCCGACGCTCAGCCGCTCCATCAACTATGATGCCTTCGGGCCGCTCGTTCGGGCCAGCAAGGAGAACGGAATTCGCCGTTTCATCTACGCCTCCACCGCGAGTGTATACGGGGTGAGCGAGGCGGAGGCGGTCACGGAGGAACATCCCCTCCTGCCTGTTACGGACTACAACCGATACAAGGGACTGTGCGAGCCGCTCCTGTTGGACGAGCAGTCGCGGGACTTCACCGTGGTCGTCATCCGGCCTTCAACGGTGTGCGGCTGCTCTCCTCGCCAACGTTTCGACCTGACCGTCAACCTGCTGACGAATCACGCCGTTCGAAAAGGACGGATGACCGTGTTTGGCGGGATGCAGAAGAGACCGAATATCCACATGGAGGACATGGTGGATCTGTACCTCCGCCTGCTCGAAGAGCCGGGCGAGCGCATTGCGGGCAAAGTGTTCAATGTGGGCACGGAAGTCTACACCATCGCGGAGATCGCCGAGAGGGTCCGCTCGGTCGTTCGGGAAGTCGTCCCGGAACGGGGGGACATCCAAGTTGAAACGGTGCCCTCCGACGACATCCGGTCGTACCAGGTCTCTTCCGAGAAGATCGCGCGTGAACTGGGCTTCAGACCTAAACGCTCGGTTCGAGACGCCGTGATGGACCTCTGTCGGGCTTTCAGCCATGGATCTTTCCCCGGATCGCTGGATGACAGCCGGTACTACAACGTGCGGCGGATGAAGGAAGTCCGCCTGTCCTGA
- a CDS encoding peptidoglycan bridge formation glycyltransferase FemA/FemB family protein has translation MSRATLRVHFLDGGTGRPPFQEEWERAVRKAGDVYYEISYLAATADHDGGRITLCLYRHAQGLVIHPFVLRPLKGLPLGGSSPRPQFDLTSPFEYGGPVAYAETPMDVSDVRSDFRRDFSEFCEAEGIVSEFVRFHPLLRNHEDWNGYFDLRGPSPHPVIDLRKGPDGILNGFAKSARRDVRIAQRRGIQVTRVPMTGPNLSIFCGIYWGTMERRRAKSFYYFSSDYFSRLGGLDDRWVSLYFARDEGGRVLSAALFLHGDKYVHYHLAGTLEGVNPLCPGELLMFTAASEMAEAGKEWLHLGGAAADQDGLLRFKSKFARTRVDYFIGERIHDPVAYARLEEEWAAEHPPKVGAPTGDFFPAYRA, from the coding sequence ATGTCCCGCGCTACTCTTCGAGTTCATTTCTTGGACGGAGGCACGGGCCGTCCTCCCTTCCAGGAGGAGTGGGAGCGCGCCGTTCGAAAGGCAGGGGACGTCTACTACGAGATCTCTTACCTGGCTGCAACGGCGGATCATGACGGAGGACGCATCACGCTTTGTCTCTACCGGCATGCGCAGGGCCTCGTCATCCACCCTTTTGTTCTCCGTCCTTTGAAAGGATTGCCGCTGGGCGGCTCCTCTCCCAGGCCCCAGTTCGATCTCACGAGTCCCTTCGAGTACGGCGGACCGGTGGCCTACGCTGAAACTCCGATGGACGTGAGCGATGTGCGGTCGGATTTTCGGCGCGATTTCTCGGAGTTCTGCGAGGCGGAGGGTATCGTGAGTGAATTCGTCCGGTTCCATCCGCTGCTCCGCAATCACGAAGACTGGAACGGATACTTCGACCTGCGCGGTCCATCACCGCATCCTGTGATCGATCTTCGGAAAGGACCGGACGGGATCCTGAACGGATTTGCGAAATCGGCGCGGCGGGACGTGAGGATCGCCCAGCGGCGGGGCATCCAGGTGACACGCGTTCCGATGACCGGCCCCAACCTTTCCATTTTCTGCGGCATCTACTGGGGGACGATGGAACGCCGCAGGGCGAAATCCTTCTACTACTTCTCTTCCGACTACTTCTCCCGCTTGGGCGGCCTCGATGATCGTTGGGTCTCTCTCTATTTCGCCAGAGACGAGGGCGGGAGGGTGTTGTCCGCCGCGCTCTTCCTCCATGGCGACAAATATGTCCACTACCACTTGGCGGGGACTCTGGAGGGGGTGAACCCTTTGTGTCCGGGTGAGCTTCTGATGTTTACGGCGGCGTCGGAGATGGCGGAGGCGGGCAAAGAATGGCTTCATCTGGGAGGAGCGGCCGCGGACCAGGACGGTTTGCTCCGCTTCAAAAGCAAGTTTGCGCGAACCCGGGTGGACTACTTCATCGGGGAGAGAATCCATGATCCGGTGGCGTACGCGCGACTTGAAGAGGAGTGGGCGGCTGAGCACCCACCAAAGGTCGGGGCGCCGACCGGGGATTTCTTCCCTGCCTACCGGGCCTAG
- a CDS encoding radical SAM protein, producing MRRPTTEDATAFCLSRYDRRKIFYHPEAVASLVKTGDCWPVSVSTGFTTYCNHSCAWCSSAYTTRKTPSLKAKDELIIQPDVWIRNVKILAAGGTQGLTIAGQGEPLLHPSARTMLDAASDLGLRYMLFTNGEHLTDKFFPSLFAGAVAVRFSVDAASKSLHSRWHAAANSNGRGRADFDRVLRNIRHLVEEKRRRGSLYPHIGCQMICSPLTEEDFEGFAALFGEVGVDYVVFKSLQRNRSNEHITVSSMDLHSTEDAREEQAAAMVSRLLDIQSRYQTERFEVHVKVDQIRRAYVKQFNGAERYDRCRAHPLVPMMEPDGNVYLCIDHGGDPEFVIGNIYEDSMDKIWESKRRQDVARKIDLKRKCPAGCFLDETNVILHQITNPDPNLHHVLI from the coding sequence ATGCGCCGACCCACGACGGAGGACGCGACGGCGTTCTGCCTGTCAAGGTATGACCGAAGAAAGATTTTCTATCACCCGGAGGCTGTGGCCTCCCTTGTGAAGACAGGCGACTGTTGGCCGGTCAGCGTCAGCACGGGCTTTACCACCTACTGCAATCACAGTTGCGCCTGGTGCAGTTCGGCGTACACGACCCGCAAGACGCCGTCCCTCAAGGCGAAGGATGAACTGATCATCCAGCCTGACGTCTGGATCCGAAACGTCAAGATCCTCGCCGCGGGGGGGACCCAGGGCCTGACCATCGCAGGTCAAGGGGAGCCCCTCCTGCACCCCTCGGCCAGGACCATGCTCGACGCGGCGAGCGACCTGGGCCTTCGATACATGTTGTTCACGAACGGGGAACATCTCACGGACAAGTTCTTCCCATCCCTCTTTGCGGGGGCCGTGGCCGTCCGGTTCAGCGTGGATGCCGCCTCGAAATCCCTGCATTCGCGCTGGCACGCGGCCGCGAATTCCAACGGGAGGGGCCGGGCGGATTTCGATCGGGTCCTGCGCAATATCCGCCATCTCGTCGAAGAGAAGCGCCGACGCGGCAGCCTCTACCCTCACATCGGCTGCCAGATGATCTGCTCGCCCCTCACCGAGGAGGATTTCGAGGGATTCGCCGCCCTGTTCGGCGAGGTGGGTGTCGACTACGTGGTCTTCAAATCGCTCCAGCGCAACCGGAGCAACGAGCACATCACGGTTTCTTCCATGGACCTTCATTCCACGGAGGACGCGCGAGAGGAGCAAGCGGCGGCCATGGTGTCGCGGCTGCTGGACATCCAGTCTCGCTACCAAACCGAGCGGTTCGAAGTGCACGTAAAGGTAGATCAAATCCGTCGGGCGTATGTGAAGCAATTCAACGGAGCGGAGCGCTACGACCGGTGCCGGGCCCACCCTCTGGTGCCGATGATGGAACCGGACGGCAACGTATACCTCTGCATCGATCACGGTGGGGATCCCGAGTTTGTCATCGGCAACATCTACGAGGATTCCATGGACAAGATCTGGGAGTCGAAACGGCGGCAGGACGTGGCCCGGAAAATCGATCTGAAACGGAAATGCCCCGCCGGCTGTTTCCTGGATGAAACGAACGTCATCCTTCACCAGATTACGAACCCTGATCCCAACCTACACCACGTTCTCATCTGA
- a CDS encoding class I SAM-dependent methyltransferase, producing the protein MLRFGQAYFDSDLGYGGYYYDGRWGTVAEAMIRHYDLKPGQRILDVGCAKGFLAYEFQRRLGADGAPVAFGCDISAYALRHAKAEVRGRFSRMSAHALGFADHSFDLVVSIGTLHNLDEDRADQAVRELMRVSRGLCFLNVASYASPAEEEGLHDWGATVQVFRSMGEWHQCFERIGYGGDYSFSTFTFSQEPASAAGPSPAA; encoded by the coding sequence TTGCTGCGGTTTGGGCAGGCCTACTTCGATTCGGATCTGGGATACGGCGGCTACTACTATGACGGCCGGTGGGGCACGGTGGCCGAGGCCATGATCCGCCACTACGATCTAAAGCCGGGGCAGCGAATACTGGATGTGGGCTGCGCCAAAGGATTCCTGGCGTACGAATTCCAGCGCCGACTGGGAGCGGACGGCGCCCCGGTCGCCTTTGGATGCGACATCAGCGCATATGCCCTCCGGCACGCCAAGGCGGAGGTGCGGGGTCGGTTTTCCCGCATGAGCGCCCATGCCTTGGGCTTTGCGGATCACAGTTTCGATCTGGTCGTGTCCATCGGCACCCTTCACAACCTTGATGAAGATCGGGCGGATCAGGCCGTGCGGGAGTTGATGAGAGTCAGCCGTGGACTTTGTTTCCTGAATGTAGCCAGCTACGCCAGCCCCGCAGAGGAGGAAGGATTGCATGACTGGGGCGCAACCGTCCAGGTGTTCAGGAGCATGGGGGAATGGCATCAATGTTTCGAACGGATCGGGTACGGGGGAGACTACTCGTTCTCCACTTTCACCTTTTCGCAAGAACCGGCTTCGGCCGCGGGCCCATCGCCGGCCGCATGA
- a CDS encoding nucleotidyltransferase family protein, which produces MRTDQERFCIDGRSTVREAMARMTANGLSIVLVVDEGRRLVGTITDGDVRRAILADTNLDAPVENLLRAKKGTRFERPVTAREGATAERCIALFQKHRMFHLPILDSEGRVAGLVSQKEFLPDEICSVRAVVVAGGEGRRLRPLTEELPKPMLPVGDRPLIERIVGQLRDAGIKRVHITTHYRSEKITEHLGDGRDFGIEIGYVVEDRPLGTAGGLAIMDRTDETLLVINGDVLSHVNYRAMLSFHREHGADLTVAVRSHRVAVPYGVVECEGHRVTDLKEKPCLTFFINAGIYLLEPSVLQRIPVGESLDMTDVINDLLNARKRVVSFPIHEYWSDVGQPDDYERVQREVQGASAMAL; this is translated from the coding sequence ATGCGTACAGACCAGGAGCGTTTCTGTATCGACGGACGAAGCACGGTCCGAGAGGCCATGGCTCGGATGACGGCCAACGGCCTGAGCATCGTCTTGGTGGTCGATGAGGGCCGAAGGCTGGTCGGGACGATCACGGACGGGGACGTCCGGAGGGCCATTCTTGCGGATACCAACCTCGATGCGCCGGTCGAAAACCTTCTCCGAGCCAAGAAAGGAACGCGTTTCGAAAGACCCGTGACGGCCCGCGAGGGTGCCACGGCCGAGAGGTGCATCGCGCTTTTCCAGAAGCACCGGATGTTCCATCTCCCCATCCTTGATTCCGAAGGGCGTGTGGCGGGCTTGGTGTCGCAGAAAGAATTCTTGCCCGATGAGATCTGTTCGGTAAGGGCCGTCGTCGTGGCGGGAGGAGAAGGGCGGAGATTGCGGCCGCTCACGGAGGAGTTGCCCAAGCCGATGTTGCCGGTGGGAGATCGGCCGTTGATCGAACGGATCGTCGGCCAACTTCGAGACGCGGGGATCAAGAGGGTCCATATCACCACCCACTACCGGTCCGAAAAGATCACCGAGCATCTCGGGGATGGACGGGATTTCGGCATCGAGATCGGCTATGTCGTGGAGGATCGCCCGCTGGGTACCGCGGGGGGCTTGGCGATCATGGATCGCACGGACGAAACGCTGCTCGTCATCAACGGCGACGTTCTCTCTCACGTGAACTACCGGGCCATGCTCAGTTTCCATCGAGAGCACGGGGCCGACTTGACCGTAGCCGTGCGATCACACCGCGTGGCGGTTCCCTACGGGGTGGTGGAATGTGAGGGGCATCGCGTAACGGACTTGAAGGAGAAACCTTGCCTGACGTTCTTTATCAACGCGGGCATCTATCTCTTGGAGCCCTCGGTGCTGCAACGGATTCCGGTCGGCGAATCCCTGGACATGACCGACGTCATCAACGATCTCTTGAACGCGCGGAAAAGGGTCGTGAGTTTCCCGATCCATGAATACTGGTCCGATGTCGGGCAACCGGACGATTATGAAAGAGTGCAGAGAGAGGTCCAGGGCGCCTCGGCCATGGCCCTCTAG
- a CDS encoding DUF115 domain-containing protein has translation MGEASRAKAPGPGDLGRRIAGQLDSLTLEKVGDVCLANAKSNTDAIASGRSVEDLAKTRMAQGEDALVIAAGPSIHRFDTARLIRESGFEGVIIAAESSLAWCLRSGIAPDLVVTLDSHPERVVRWFGDPHLTEEAVWRDDYYSRQDMDPKFREDQIRFNRELTEMVDRAGPRIKLAVSTGSSCAVVARALGAGMNLYWWNPMLDDYEAEESLTRRLHHLNGLPCINAGGNVGAACWVIAHAVLRKKRIGLIGMDLGYYADMPYERTQYFHEIVDLVGRNRLDEMYVRIHNPHVDKEFYTDPAYLWYRDVFLEMAGQADCETYNCTGGGILFGPSIRWSELADFARLAGKPAGFGRRGEA, from the coding sequence ATGGGAGAGGCGTCCAGGGCGAAAGCACCGGGGCCTGGGGACCTGGGTCGCCGGATCGCCGGACAGCTCGATTCCCTCACGCTGGAAAAGGTCGGCGATGTCTGTCTGGCCAATGCGAAGTCGAACACGGATGCGATCGCTTCAGGCCGCAGTGTGGAAGATTTGGCAAAGACTCGCATGGCGCAGGGGGAAGATGCATTGGTCATCGCGGCCGGTCCCTCCATCCATCGGTTTGACACGGCAAGGTTGATTCGGGAATCGGGGTTCGAGGGCGTCATCATAGCCGCGGAGTCTTCCCTGGCTTGGTGCCTGAGAAGCGGAATTGCCCCCGATCTGGTGGTCACGCTCGATTCGCATCCCGAACGGGTGGTCCGATGGTTCGGCGATCCCCATCTCACCGAGGAAGCCGTCTGGCGGGATGATTACTATTCGAGACAGGACATGGACCCCAAGTTCCGGGAAGACCAGATCCGATTCAATCGGGAGCTCACCGAAATGGTGGATCGCGCAGGGCCAAGGATCAAGCTCGCCGTCTCCACGGGTTCTTCGTGCGCCGTGGTCGCGCGCGCCCTGGGGGCTGGGATGAATCTTTACTGGTGGAACCCGATGCTGGATGACTACGAGGCCGAAGAAAGCCTGACCCGGAGGCTCCACCATTTGAATGGTCTCCCCTGCATCAACGCCGGCGGAAACGTAGGCGCCGCGTGTTGGGTGATCGCTCATGCCGTGCTGCGAAAGAAAAGGATCGGTTTGATCGGCATGGATCTCGGCTACTACGCCGACATGCCCTACGAGCGTACTCAGTACTTTCATGAAATCGTCGATCTGGTCGGGCGCAATCGCCTGGATGAGATGTACGTGCGCATTCACAATCCGCATGTAGACAAGGAATTCTACACAGACCCCGCTTACCTCTGGTATCGGGACGTTTTCCTCGAAATGGCGGGGCAGGCCGATTGCGAGACCTACAACTGCACCGGGGGCGGAATCCTCTTCGGTCCATCGATTCGATGGTCCGAATTGGCCGACTTCGCCCGCTTAGCCGGCAAACCCGCGGGATTCGGCCGCAGGGGGGAAGCCTGA
- a CDS encoding LegC family aminotransferase has translation MRSERRRRASRRVFPLSEPYWAGNEARYVKECLDSGWISTAGPFVERFERRTAEVVNVPYAVAVMNGTAALHVALLAVGVEPEDEVFVSDLTFVAPANAVRYCGADPIFVDADPETWQMDVRKLERFLARQCERRAGVCFNRTTGRRIQAILPVHILGLACEMDRIMELAGDYGLRVVEDAAEAMGVLYEGRQAGTFGDAGVLSFNGNKVVTAGGGGMVLTRSKALADRVRYLTTQAKDDPLEYVHNEVGYNYRMTNLHAAVGLAQVESLEEFVARKSVVAQAYREVLGGLEGIALMPTPARTRATYWLFTLLVNHGGLPARRRIVRELDRWGVEARPLWHPIHNLPPYRNCQTLEIEHSVDLHRRGISLPSGVGLEPEEVRECGRIFRRVLGRMAGRGISGGSTQRGQARVGPGLPVSHSTGSSAGSR, from the coding sequence ATGCGATCTGAGCGCCGCCGTCGCGCGTCCCGCCGCGTGTTTCCGTTGAGCGAGCCCTACTGGGCGGGGAACGAAGCGAGGTACGTCAAAGAATGCCTGGATTCAGGTTGGATCTCCACCGCCGGGCCCTTTGTCGAACGGTTCGAACGCCGGACCGCCGAGGTGGTGAATGTTCCTTATGCCGTCGCGGTGATGAACGGCACGGCCGCCCTCCACGTCGCGCTCCTCGCCGTGGGCGTCGAGCCCGAGGATGAGGTGTTTGTATCGGACTTGACCTTTGTGGCGCCGGCCAACGCCGTTCGATACTGCGGGGCCGATCCGATCTTCGTCGACGCGGACCCGGAAACGTGGCAGATGGACGTTCGGAAGCTGGAGCGGTTCCTGGCCCGGCAGTGCGAGAGACGGGCGGGCGTCTGCTTCAACCGCACAACCGGCCGTCGGATCCAAGCGATCCTTCCCGTGCATATTCTGGGACTGGCCTGCGAGATGGATCGCATCATGGAACTCGCCGGCGACTACGGACTCCGGGTGGTAGAGGACGCAGCCGAAGCCATGGGAGTCCTCTACGAGGGGAGGCAGGCGGGAACTTTCGGCGACGCCGGTGTTCTGAGTTTCAATGGGAACAAGGTGGTGACGGCGGGAGGCGGGGGGATGGTGCTGACCCGCTCCAAGGCTCTGGCCGACCGTGTCCGGTACCTGACCACACAGGCGAAGGACGACCCCTTGGAGTACGTCCACAACGAGGTCGGGTACAACTACCGGATGACGAACCTCCACGCTGCCGTGGGCTTGGCCCAGGTGGAATCCCTGGAGGAGTTTGTGGCGAGGAAATCCGTCGTGGCCCAAGCCTACCGGGAAGTGCTTGGGGGTCTGGAGGGGATCGCGCTCATGCCCACTCCCGCTCGGACCCGGGCCACGTACTGGCTGTTCACCCTTCTCGTCAACCACGGAGGGCTGCCGGCCCGGCGACGAATCGTCCGGGAACTGGACCGGTGGGGTGTGGAGGCAAGGCCGTTGTGGCATCCGATTCACAACCTCCCTCCGTACAGGAATTGCCAGACCCTCGAGATTGAGCACTCGGTGGACCTGCACCGAAGAGGGATCAGTCTTCCTTCCGGCGTGGGGTTGGAGCCGGAGGAAGTTCGCGAATGCGGTAGGATTTTCCGCCGCGTTCTGGGTCGCATGGCTGGTCGCGGAATCTCAGGGGGGTCGACTCAGCGCGGGCAAGCCAGGGTTGGGCCCGGGCTCCCGGTTTCACACTCCACCGGTTCCTCAGCCGGAAGTCGATAG
- a CDS encoding SDR family NAD(P)-dependent oxidoreductase, whose amino-acid sequence MSVRSANWTNRKVLVTGAGGFIGSHLVERLVELGARTRAFIRYNSANSWGCLDESDVKDDVEVFPGDLRDRDSLRPAMKGVDVLFHLGALIAIPYSYRAPASYLHTNVEGSLNVFQTALDSGVGRVVHTSTSEVYGTARYCPIDEEHPLQGWSPYSASKIAADKLAEAFHRSFGLPVATIRPFNTFGPRQSARAVIPTIVTQALAAKEIRLGSLTPRRDFNFVADTVEGFIRMADSNPAVGEVINIGSGRDISIGEVAGSVLKILKKDVPINSENARVRPTASEVAQLCAENGKAKSLLGWEPRFSFEAGLACTIEWVERNMARYRIGTYAI is encoded by the coding sequence ATGAGCGTCCGCTCAGCGAATTGGACGAATCGGAAGGTGTTGGTCACGGGTGCCGGGGGGTTCATCGGGAGCCATCTCGTGGAGCGATTGGTGGAGCTCGGCGCCCGGACTCGGGCCTTTATCCGCTACAACTCGGCCAACTCGTGGGGCTGTCTGGACGAGTCCGATGTAAAGGACGATGTCGAAGTATTCCCGGGTGATCTTCGCGATCGCGACAGCCTGCGTCCGGCCATGAAAGGCGTCGATGTCCTGTTTCATCTGGGCGCTCTCATCGCCATTCCGTACTCTTATCGCGCGCCGGCCTCCTATTTGCATACCAACGTCGAAGGGAGTTTGAACGTTTTTCAGACGGCTCTGGACTCGGGTGTGGGGCGCGTCGTCCACACGTCCACCAGCGAGGTCTACGGAACGGCCCGATACTGTCCGATCGATGAGGAGCACCCCCTCCAAGGCTGGTCGCCGTACTCGGCCAGCAAGATTGCGGCCGACAAATTGGCCGAGGCGTTTCATCGGTCGTTCGGTCTCCCCGTAGCTACGATCAGGCCTTTCAATACCTTCGGACCGCGCCAGTCCGCGCGTGCCGTCATCCCGACGATTGTCACTCAGGCGTTGGCGGCGAAGGAGATCCGTCTCGGCAGTCTCACCCCGAGGCGCGATTTCAATTTTGTTGCGGATACGGTGGAGGGGTTCATCCGGATGGCGGATTCCAACCCGGCGGTAGGAGAGGTGATCAACATCGGTTCGGGCCGGGACATTTCGATTGGGGAAGTGGCCGGGTCCGTCCTGAAAATCTTGAAAAAGGATGTTCCGATCAACTCTGAGAACGCACGGGTTCGACCGACGGCCAGCGAGGTGGCGCAGTTATGCGCCGAGAACGGGAAAGCAAAGTCGCTCCTGGGCTGGGAGCCGCGGTTCTCCTTCGAAGCGGGACTGGCTTGCACCATTGAATGGGTCGAGAGAAACATGGCACGCTATCGAATCGGCACGTATGCGATCTGA
- a CDS encoding class I SAM-dependent methyltransferase — MMDATVRERETRLICRFVGLVLARLIRDGRKEENLVLCDMGCGNGLTLHVLSEEFPGLRFVGLEYTPEMMEVARARFGNSSRVSIEAGDVRRLSGCEGRFDFVLGQRVLINVLDPAEQRQALQGLARTLKPGGFMLGIEAFEDALVHLNEARSEFGLPPILPPHHNRYLPVDFYRWEHSLEPLTGPGLDPSLPADFLPSNFLSNHYYIARVLHPLALGPEARFDRNSHFVRFLTSSLAAPVGDYAPIKAFCFRKRIA; from the coding sequence ATGATGGATGCGACCGTGCGCGAACGGGAAACGCGGCTGATTTGCCGGTTCGTCGGATTGGTCCTGGCACGCTTGATCCGCGACGGCCGGAAAGAAGAGAATCTGGTCCTGTGCGACATGGGATGCGGGAATGGGTTGACCTTGCACGTTCTGTCGGAAGAGTTCCCCGGACTCCGGTTCGTCGGCTTGGAATACACGCCGGAAATGATGGAAGTGGCCCGGGCGCGGTTCGGAAATTCTTCGCGCGTGTCCATTGAAGCTGGAGATGTGCGGCGTTTGAGCGGGTGCGAGGGTAGGTTCGACTTTGTGCTGGGCCAGCGAGTCCTGATCAACGTCCTGGATCCTGCCGAGCAGCGGCAGGCCCTGCAGGGCTTGGCCCGGACCCTGAAACCCGGTGGCTTCATGCTGGGGATCGAAGCCTTCGAGGATGCCTTGGTCCATCTGAACGAGGCCCGTTCGGAATTCGGGTTGCCGCCTATTCTGCCGCCGCATCACAACCGGTATCTGCCCGTGGATTTCTACCGGTGGGAACACTCTTTGGAACCGCTGACGGGCCCCGGGCTGGACCCGTCTTTGCCCGCGGATTTTCTGCCGAGTAATTTTCTGTCCAACCACTATTACATCGCGCGCGTCCTGCACCCCCTGGCCCTTGGCCCGGAGGCCCGCTTTGACCGCAACAGCCATTTTGTGCGTTTCTTGACATCCTCACTCGCTGCCCCCGTGGGGGACTACGCACCCATCAAGGCTTTCTGCTTCAGAAAACGAATCGCATGA
- the neuC gene encoding UDP-N-acetylglucosamine 2-epimerase (hydrolyzing), producing MRTIGVVTVGRSDYTIYRPLLHRIEGDPDLSLRLMVASAHLSPEFGLTVKEIEADGIPIAERIEMLLSSDTPEGMAKSMGLGILGMAQAFSHARPDFLVVLGDRFEIHASVIAAAPFKIPVAHIHGGEITQGALDDAFRHSITKLSHLHFVATEDYRRRLVQMGEEPWRVMVSGALSLDNLASFRPLTREELESRLSMRLERPPLLVTYHPVTLESEQTEWQVGELLQALKEIDRPLVFTMPNADAGGRVIRERIRPFVAAHPQACFVDNLGYHAYFSMMATAGAMVGNSSSGIIEAPSFALPVVNIGSRQTGRTRARNVIDVGYSRDQIVEGIGRAMSPAFRAGLEGIASPFGDGRSSERIVRVLKELPMDARLITKTFCDLPFERVAG from the coding sequence GTGAGGACGATCGGAGTCGTAACGGTCGGCCGATCCGACTACACGATCTATCGGCCTCTGCTGCATCGAATTGAGGGGGACCCCGACCTGAGTTTGCGCTTGATGGTTGCCTCTGCGCACCTTTCTCCGGAGTTTGGACTGACCGTGAAGGAAATCGAGGCGGATGGGATACCGATTGCGGAACGGATCGAGATGCTCCTCTCGTCCGATACCCCTGAGGGCATGGCCAAGTCGATGGGGCTTGGAATCCTGGGAATGGCTCAAGCTTTCTCCCATGCCCGGCCCGATTTTCTGGTGGTGTTGGGAGATCGATTTGAGATCCATGCGTCGGTTATAGCGGCTGCCCCTTTCAAGATTCCGGTGGCCCACATCCACGGAGGTGAAATCACGCAGGGGGCCCTGGACGACGCCTTCCGCCACTCCATCACGAAATTGAGCCACCTGCACTTTGTCGCCACGGAAGATTATCGAAGGCGCCTGGTCCAGATGGGGGAAGAACCTTGGCGTGTCATGGTGTCCGGCGCGCTGAGCCTGGACAATCTCGCCTCCTTCCGGCCGCTCACTCGCGAGGAACTGGAGAGCCGGTTGTCCATGCGATTGGAGAGGCCGCCCCTGTTGGTGACGTACCATCCGGTCACACTGGAGAGTGAGCAGACCGAGTGGCAGGTCGGGGAGTTGTTGCAGGCCTTGAAGGAGATCGATCGGCCGCTCGTGTTTACGATGCCCAACGCGGACGCCGGGGGGCGCGTCATCCGTGAGAGGATCAGGCCCTTCGTGGCTGCGCACCCCCAAGCCTGCTTTGTCGACAACCTGGGGTACCACGCCTACTTTAGTATGATGGCGACGGCCGGCGCGATGGTTGGAAATTCATCGAGCGGTATCATCGAAGCGCCCTCGTTCGCGCTTCCGGTGGTCAACATCGGCTCTCGTCAGACAGGGAGGACGCGGGCGAGAAACGTCATCGACGTCGGTTATTCTCGTGATCAGATTGTGGAGGGAATTGGCAGGGCGATGTCACCTGCTTTTCGCGCGGGACTCGAGGGGATCGCAAGTCCCTTCGGCGATGGTCGGTCGTCCGAGAGAATCGTGCGCGTCTTGAAAGAACTGCCGATGGACGCCCGCCTGATCACCAAGACGTTTTGCGATCTGCCGTTCGAAAGGGTGGCGGGGTAA